Genomic segment of Esox lucius isolate fEsoLuc1 chromosome 15, fEsoLuc1.pri, whole genome shotgun sequence:
TTTTTATCCAACTGACACACTTACTCCATCAGTTGTGTTGCTGATAAACACTGGTACTTTGATGAAAACAAATTCTATAAACTGGCACTGAAGGTTTAACTCTCCACCACCTCACCTTTCTCTACTTTTCCTCATTATTAAATTAATACTATTTGTTATGTCTGGGTTCAATGCCAATTGGCAATGTGAGTACAGACTATGCATTAAAAAGTATGGCTGTAGTTTTTCTGGTTCTTGGAGATTTCCTTATTTGGAAAATTCATTTGTAAATTAGGTTAATTATTGGTGACCCCAACATAACCATAGCCTAGGAGATGCAAATTatgtcaatatttattttgctttcAACCATAAGATCCTAATGTGAATACCCTTGTATTCAGTTACCTCTTGCTTACTACAAATGTATTCACTTCATGGGCATTTGTTATACTCTACCTCTGATAGCAGGTATTCATGACAACAGACAGATCATTGGAAATTAAATTATTCTCGcaagaaataaaatgcaacattttGCTGACAATCATTGCATAGACATgctttgaaaaaaacattaacaaaccaTTGTCTACCAGCAAAATAACAAACAGCAGGCCTATACATAAAGTAAGATTCATTTAATAAAGACCAAAGTTGGTCAAATCTGGGCGTCTCCGAAAAAATCCTAAAAAGGGCCAGATGCCGAGACTTCTGCTGCAGTTATTGAGAGGTCATtaggtaaaataaaatgcaacagACGCCTAAGAAAGAAGACGTTTTAACGCTGTCATAACCATGCTCAAAACAAACCTATCATAGGCTATATTTAGGAATGAAAAACATACAATCCAGTATAATGCCATCCATGTAAGACCATCATCATAACACATCCACCGTAGAGGGCTTTGATCACTACGCCATCAGGGTAGGCTAAAGAGCGCATCCAGTCGCAAATATTGCGTAACAAAGTCACATTCTATAACCTAGGGAAGACAATGGTATACTTACGGTGTACATCTGTCGCTGTACTCATTGGCAATTGTTTCAATGCCGCCGCTTCTGGCAACAGCAATGTAACAATTTTGGAAACCCACATCAATACCTACTACTGACATAATGTAATGCGCGTGGCTTGTTAGTTGGCGCTGTTTTCCGTAAGGATTGACACTTGAGCCTTTCggatgagaaaaataaaatattccacTATGCGAGGCTGATCGCAAAACTATCTTCAGTTATGACTTTCGTTTTCAGCATAAATTTGAGACAGTTATCTTAATCAGCGCAAACTGAATTAGGCCTTCAAGCTGTTATGTAAGGCAAGCTGTTTATAGCAAACTCATACAGCCTAATCCCAGTGAGCGAGGATGTCCACAGGATTCTGTGCCTCTGTGGCTACTGTACCAACCGGCAAACTACACAAACATGCGCAATTGTAAAGAGCTGAATGCCTTTAAACCCCGCCCTCTACTATCTGTTATTGGTTACATGTCACCAAAGGTGTATTTGATTGGTGCAACAGACCATCTGTGAAAGAAAAATCTAGAAGTCCTAGAAAGGGAACCGGCCCTGACGTCATGCGTGACAGTGTATAGGGTATGATAGAATATTGTCTGCCTGTGTAGGAATACGTGCATTGGATATGAGAAGTATTTCCGTTTGGCAGAATGcaataaaaacaactaaaagGCTATTGAACTTAGTAACGACAGGTTTTGCAGACCACCGGCGATACTGGTACAAGTTATTAAAGTCTACAAATAATTTCCATAGGCCTATGTCCTTATAGAAAAGAATTGCGCATAATAGAATATTTAGTTTTCCGAGAGAGAACTTGGTAAGTAGTCTAGAGTATTAAATTGGGTGGTTAAAATTGAATTGAATGCCGATTAGCTGATAGCCATGATACGGGAATGACATCACATAACTTTGACGTCACGTATTAACAGTTAATAACACTCCGGCATTTCGGGTGTCACTGCAATATAAAACAGCTAAGGACCATGTTCAGGCCCTCCGCCATGCATCATGCATAAGAACAGTTCCAAACCTAAAGACattgccatataccacaccccctcgtgccttattgcttaattgaCACACCCTCTATTGACATAATAAAGCCAAATTACTTTGGAGATCTTGAGACACTTTACTGGACTTCCGAACAGTACAAAAAGTGGCcagtattaaataaaaaatatgcaaaGAGTATTTCCAAAATATGTTCGATTTCTTCATTTGAATATAGGAAACCTAACCTGAAATTCCGCTTATTAGCATATCACCTGCCTCGATGCTGTGCTGTTCAACAGCTATGGTCCTGAATCTGCGATCTATCCTTTGTTTTACGCTATTTTGtcgctgtccatggtgctgaggTATAAGGAGTCATGTAGTCATTTCCGTAATCTAATACTTagggctatttttttttttaacaaaaatgacCTCCTGTGAACGACAACCTGaccccataaaaaataaaaacctgaccATAGCCCTATATGATTTGATGGTTCCAACTTTACTATATGGTATATTGATTGAAGGACTTTTACTTTAATTTCATAATAtagattttttaattttattttagtggATATATTAGAGGCATTATTTTGCATTTAGAATGTGAATTACGTGATGGATAGCAGTTACGTGGAACGTCGCGTTGTTGCGGCGCTTGGAATACGGAAGTGATTGAAGAAAGTGTATGCTAATGTTTCTGTAGTGTATTGTGTTACCAGCTTAGCTAACGTTTACGGTGTCATCAAAATGGGACTGTTCGGGAAAACACAGGATAAACCCCCGAAAGACCTAGTAAGTGGAAGCTTCTTGTGTACACTCGAGATATCGTAATAATTTAGTTAGATTAAGGTGGCTCACTACGAGTATTACTAGCTGGCTACATAACTTTGCAGCTAGCCAAACAAAGCATTCCTACTAACTACTGTTAACTATGGTGTCACTTTTGTTAAATTGAGTAGTATTTCAACTTTAATGTAACGATGTTGTATTCTAATCAAAGTAATATAGTTTGTGAGTTAGGATTCAACAAACCAGTTGACGTCGAGATAGCCAACTACTGTTAGCTAGCCAACTGTTTTTGAGCAAGAAGCTAACGCACGAGAACCTATCTTTGTATATTTTCTCAACTATTAAGTTGGCTGAAGGTAGTTGGCGTCGTCTTAACTTGCTAGATAGCTTGTCCCTTTGTCCTCCAAATTtaacaaatataataaatagtatTTACTTAAATTAAATCGCTAACTCTGCTGGCCTACTGTTCAGCTAATGTCACACCACACTCAGGTACTCGTCGTGCTGCAGCACCATCTGCGGCTCGGATGTCAACAGACTAGCAATTTAACTTTTAATGTCTCAGGCTCGAATGGATTATTTGTAGGAAATTGCGTCTGACTGTAAACATTTTGCTAGTCCTTTGTAGAAACGTAACTCCCATTTTCTATAATTTAAGGTAAACGAATGGTCCCTCAAAATCCGGAAGGAAATGAGAGTGATTGACAGACAAATTCGAGGTGAGAAGAAGTTCTGCAATAGTCGGGACCCTCCTACGAGTGCAACGTTGTTTTCTCATTTTGAACATTTCTTTTAGAGAAAATCATTTTGGGGTACACTTCAATAACACATGCAAAGGATAGCTGCTGCCACATAATATTCTGTGTTACAGTTTGTCATGAGAGATTTTATTATAGCAGTATTTCATTGTTTATCTCCTGTATCTCAGACAttcagagggaggaggagaaggtaaAAAGATCCATCAAAGATGCTGCTAAAAAGGGacacagagatgtgtgtgtggttcttgCAAAAGAGATGATCCAATCGAAGCGTGCAATCAGCAAACTTTATGCCTCCAAAGCCCAAATGAACTCTGTACTACTCAGCATGAAGAACCAGCTTTGTGAGTGTGAAGGATACTACTGACGTAGCACTGGCTGATAAAATATCTTGAATATGCCCAGGTTAAGTTAATTTGAAGATCCAATCTTGAATTTTCTCAGCTTCTTATTTTTGGCTggatgtgtgttgttgttttgtttatatgtgcattaCTTATGAGTGGAATCACTATTAAACCTAAGTCATTAAGCAAGTGGTTTAGATGACATGTAATGCTTCATAACTCTGGAAACAAGTAGAGTCATGAATTATACCTGGTCAGGCCGAGTTGTGGCTATAATATGAATATGCAACAAAATGCTCTGTGTCACCTCTGAAGGGTTTGTGGGTGACTTTGTGGGTGACTGCTGTTCTTTTTTCAGCTGTTTTGCGGGTAGCAGGCGCACTTCAGAAGAGCACAGAGGTCATGAAAGCAATGCAGAGCTTAGTGAAGATCCCAGAGATCCAGGGCACCATGAGGGAGCTGTCCAAGGAGATGATGAAGGTCAGTTGTATATTTAATCATTCACAGTGACTCCTTTGTGACATTTGGGAGCATATATCGATTGCTGCTGGTTTCTGGTGAAAGTTTTATGTCAGAttttctgtgttgttgggtatTTCTGTCACTGACTGTTTTCAGATCTTTAATCAAAATTGAATATTAATACAACCACAGAATTTTTGAATACTTGTTGCTGATTCAAGTTAGTTCtagaatatatacatatattcctGATAAAGGGGACAGGATTTAAACAATACAAACTACAGTCAAGCAGATCATGATAACCATTGATGTGTCAAAGTATAACAAGCAGAAGCATGCACCATCACAACAcaatgcaaaccactagttttGATAGAGAGTGGAGAAATAAAAAGGAACCAACATAGTCCAGAGTCTTCCAGctcatctgtgaaacatggtggaggtgtAATGATTTGGATGTATGACAGCAACTTAAATTGGCTTACTTATCCTTCGTTGATGTAACTGCTGATTGCAGCAGAGAAATTATGAAGTGTGCAGAATCATCTAGTCTGCCCAGATAAAAAGCCTGTGAACTCAGTGAAATTATTCATCTGacagggatttaaaaaaaattgtcaaattAAAGCAGACAGTCAGCACTTGGTTGTATCATTTCtatccaaagtgctggagtagagcactttttttttcttctaaaggTGTTTCTTTGGTgctcttattttttattaatgtattttatttacaggCCTATGTTAagaaaaatactaaatactgTTTTGTCATGTATGTCATATAGGCTGGTATCATAGAGGAAATGCTAGAGGATACTTTTGAAGGCATGGAGGATGAAGACATGGAGGAAGCAGCAGAGGCAGAAGTTGATAAGATCCTCTTTGAGATCACAGCAGGTAAAGTCAGTCCCTCTGGTAATAAACATGGTCTCAATTGGTTGTTTGGGTCCGTTCGAAGGGGCAGTATGGATGAAAACATGTTGCACATGCTGACCCCTGGTGGTTCATTCCATATCAGGTGCCCTTGGCAAAGCACCCAGCAAAGTCACAGACGCCCTGCCAGAGATGGAGCCTCCTGCAGCAGCCGCGGCGTCAGAGGATGAGTCGGAGGAGGACATTGAAGAGATGCAGTCTAGACTGGCAGCCTTAAGAAGCTAAGATGGACCTCTTGATCTTCAGTCCCCTTAAACTCCTTTTAGCTGCCCAAGGATGTACAAAGACAATTTTGATGTATGGTTTGCCTAGTGTCTTCACAACTACGTATTGTGTCCTTCTTTCACTCCATTTTTGGGGGATTAGCTTTGGGCTGAGATCCTTTTAATGCTTAGAGCTAATCATACCAGATCAGTTTTCATGTAAAGGGGCTTTTATGACCTTCTATATCTGGGCTTACGTGTCTTATATCTACCAAAGTGTTGTGTGGCTGTACACCCAACGTTATGCATCTAACTCTCAAGATGCACTGTACATAGCTGAAAATAACAAGAGGCCCATATGTATCTAAGTGCTAAGTTTGGTCTGATTCTTTTGATCTTGTATTTTGGGGAAGCTAAGGCTTCACTCTCCAATTGGGTGGAATAATCAGAGACTCACTCTGAGATGGTCACAGACACACCCAATCCTTAATGGACATGTTTTGCAGTACATTGTGATATTAAATTAGTAACTGATTTAAATCCATGATGTTCATGATGCATAGTTCCAAAATCTATATAcatttcatacagtatatttaatttACTTCCAGAATTGAAAACACTAGAACTATAAAGCAAACTTGCTGTTTTGGTAGTTAATCTCTGTACAGTCCTCTGTACTGCCCATATTGTACGTATCTATTGTATATCATCTTTGTCTAATATAAAGTTATGTGAAGGACTAAAGAATGCACAGAAAtcagaaacacattttgtacattGAAATCCATCTTCATTAACTGTATCTTGTCCTAACAATTGGTTTTGCTTTTACAGTAACACCTAATGATTAGTTGTCGTTTCCATCCCTCTGGTTTATGGGATGTTTTCTTATGTGCACACCTTTGTTTTTATGTGGGTGGGAATTTATGGAAATAAACATGGTTGATTTGATTGTTGCCTGACTTCTCTTCATACTGTATGGGAAAGAGAAACAGCCGTAGAAGGCTTTTCCCTTGGTTTTGAAAAATGATAAAGGGGTTACCTTCGTTCTCTCCTTCAGCAGGTTTTGTGTTAAGTAACACATTCCTATTTGTGTCCTCTGACTGTTAAGTTACCAGTCCAAAAAGCATTGTCACTGCCTGTAATGTTGTAATTGAAAAATCCTGAAATGATTTACAAACCTCTAGTAATGGCAGTTGACTACTTTTTACCATCGATTTTAAAATAGGTGTTTTGCCATTTATACTATTTGCTCTGctattgtgaaatgtaatgttgaTTCTGTTTAATGCCTGGTCCTTGATCATACAGAAGGGATTGAGACTGgtgataaattattattttgattgtcTTTTACACTCTAGCTGCTTAAAGCTGCAATGCAGTATACGGACAtaaaaaggtccaacctcaGACCCCAGCCCTCTGTaactgctaaatgactgaaacgCTGTGTATGGCGGCTTGAATACATGTTCATCGCCCTTGGACCTTTTCCACTAGAAATTGATTGACGTATCAACATATTCATGGGTGGGATGCTGAACCCACTGGCTGCCCCCCGTCATGGGTGGGACGCTGAACCCACTGGCTGCCCCCTGTCATGGGTGGGATCCTGAACCCACTGGTTGCCCCCGTCATGGGTGGGACGCTGAACCCCCTGGCTGCCCCCCGTCATGGGTGGGATCCTGAACCCACTGGCTGCCCCCCGTCATGGGTGGGACGCTGAACCCACTGGCTGCCCTCGTCATGGGTGGGACGCTGAACCCACTGGTTGCCCCTGTCATGGGTGGGATCCTGAACCCACTGACTGCCCCCCGTCATGGGTGGGACGCTGAAACCACTGGCTGCCCCCCGTCATGGGTGGGACGGTGAACCTACTGGCTGCCCTACATCATGGGTAGGATGCTGAACCTACAGGCTGCCCCCTGTCATGGTTTGCTGTgactcccagtacagtctcaagagcatggaggagataccaggagatggtccgttacacgaggagagctggacaggaccgtagaagagcatcaacccagcagcaggaccagtatctgctcctttgtgtgaggaggaacaggaggagccttgccagagccctacaaaatgacctccagcgggctactggtgtgcatgtttctgactaaactgtcagaaagagactccatgagggtggcatgctCACAGGCCAgtaccgtgcagctcgattggcattcgccagagaacaccagaattgtcaggttcggcattggcgccccgttctcatcacagatgagagcaggttcacactgagcacatgtgacagacgtgaaagagcctggagacgctgtggtgaacgttttgctgcctgcaacatcatccagcatgaccggtttggcggtgggtcagtgatggtctggggaggcatatccttgaagGGTCGCATAGACctccaatggtaccctgactgctgttaagtACCagaatgaaatcctcagacccatcatcagaccttacggcggtgcagtgggccctgggttcctcctggcgcaggacaatgcccggcctcatgtggccagagtgtgtaggcagtttctggatgacgaaggcattgatgccattgactggccatCACGTTcccaagacctgaatccaaatgagaacctctgggacgttatgtatcagtgcatccgatgtatcggagatcccccaggacaccatccgccgtctcatcaggagcatgcccagatgttgttgggagtgcatagaggcacatgggggccatacacacaacTAAGTCACATTATAAGTTGctatgatgaaattcatgcaagttgccTCTAATtacaattgtttacttagattttcggtgcgAGTTTGAATcaagccctcaatcggttggtgattttggtttccaatgACTGtagttacataattttgttctcaacgaattacaccaTGTACAgttaagattttgatctttagaTGACtttgttcatcaagacctgatgtgtgatttaagtgttcccttacaTATTTTGAGCAGTGAATAAATGAAAATCCTGTCTTACTGATCTATTCTACTTTAGAAAAACTAGTCTGTCCAACTACAAAGAATTCAGGGAGTGGTCACATTTGGGTAGCGGTAACACAGCAGAGACTTGTATTACATACCCACTCAAAACACACTACAAGCTCTACTAAGTGCATGTAAATGTCTGAATGTTTTGGTGTTCAAAGTGTTAAAGtatctaaatgttaaaacgCCCCATCGAACATGTCTGCATAAATGTCAAAACGGTCAAGCTGTTACTTGAAGGACAATGGACATAggaaaatattagttttttcaAACTAAGGGAATTGTGGTGTCAGCCATTAATGACAGGAACAGGTGTGAGTAGGGGGTGTGGCCACTGATTATACCACTGCAGCACAGGAACAAACAGACTGGGTCGAACAGGAAAAAAACGAACACAGTAAAAACACAGGGATAGGTCCAGTGGACATAACAAGAACAGAGTCAGCTTGGGCAATGCCACTATAACAGACGAGAGTGGTCCTGTTTGACCTTTCGTGCATCTCAAAAGTATTCTACCCCCTGGACTCCACACTTTGtgataaaacataaaatcaaaatggacttttgccactgatcaaaacAAAATAGTTTATAATGTCAAAGGGAAAAAATTTAATGTAGAAATTGTTctgaataaattacaaatacaaaacagaaaatctaTTGCATTGGCATTCATCCAACCTTAGCCAATATTTGTTAGagacacctttggcagcaattataACAATTAGTATTTGAGGTTTCCACCAGCTTCGCACATCTGGGTAGTCACTTTTGTCCATTCTTTGAAAAACTACTCAGGTTCCATTAAGTTGGATGTGTACCTTTGGGGAACAGCACATTTCAACTCTTGCCACATGTTCTCAATTCAAATGAGGTCTGAGGGCTGATGGGGCCACTCAAGGAAatagacttgtcccaaagccaccaGCATTGTGTCCATAGCGTAAGATTGGGGGTTTCCTTAGGTCACACTTATATTGCCATACAGAAGGTGAACACAAAACATACATCAGTCCATTATTTTAAGAAATCCGTTAGTGAGCCCTGAGCCGTCCCACACAGCAGCTATCTGACTTTGGGAGGGTGAAATGGCAGCCGTAATTACAACGTTGGCTCCCACCAAACAAACTGACCTGCGAATCACATGCCCTTAGTCAAGCCAACTTAACACATTGGATCAACAATTCTAAGCtatcaaaaacacacaaaccaaaaaTAATATCTATATTTTAAAGAAACGAATATGACAGGTTTGTGTCAAATGCCCACTTGAACCTCTAATCTTCGTAGTTATAATATTACATCGTTTAATTCATTTGTATTAATTAAAACCCCATCCTTGAGTTGAAACTCTTTAATGTGTATCACGTTCATTTCTGCGTGATGCGCGGCCTTTCACGCCGTGGTTAGTCTACGCTGACGTTGCTGTCAAATGGCAACTGCCAACGCTCAAGGAAACTCCTCCCTGTTGACAGCACGCTCTGTCGCCTACTCAGCGCAATGGTATCTTGGATTATTTCTAGACTCGTTGTGTAAGTTAATTTTATCACATTCTAtattctttcaaaaaaaaatacaacatcgAGATGTCATTTGCTGTTAATCGGCGTTTTTCCGTGGCACTAAGCGCGTGTCAGCAGTGGCGGCTTTATACCCTATTTAGCCTACTCCGGGGATTCAGACGAGACAACATATTGTGATCAGAAGCTAATGACtgtgttatttgttattttaaatgggTTATTGCCATTTCTgggcacattttttaaatgtaattgtcatCATATTTAAGGGGTCGTAATGGTTGTTTATTATGTATTTACATGCGGTTTCTTTTCATTTCAGACAAAGAATGACGTGATTAACtaaattaaatatgtatatttgaATTGATAGGCCTATGTCTGATCATGCAGAGCTTAATATGTTGGAAATCAGAAAATATCCAGAATGCTGCAATCGATAAGGGAATTTAATGCattaaatgcacattttactgaattaaaTGCTTTTAAGGCACCGAGCTGTGGTGAACATCTATTTTATGATACAGTACTTGATATCCTTTATTGGAAATACAAAGGGATGGGTCAGCCCTCTCAGGTTACAATACAAGTGTTGCATATCATTGTACCTCTTTCCCACGCATGTTCTGAGTCATTCAAATAACACGAATACCCACGTCCATCCATAAtgataacatttatttcatatagcgcttttttattacaaaacgaTCCACTGATCGTTTCGGTTGTTTTGTATGGCGTAATGATTAAAAGTGTTGTATGGCGTAATGATTAaaagtgttatatatatatatatatatatatagtgagtTAGCCAAATCTCAGAATAGAAAGTCAATTAAATTTAGATCATAATATCATATTTCATTGCTTTTTCAGACGTGAGACTCCAactgtcttctgtctgtcttggcATTCAAAAGTCTAACCTAtccttttctttattgttttgaGTTCTTCTGCAGAaatattgaatgcattttgagtATCCTTGTGTGTTTAAAACTCTATGATCATGCAGGACAACCAGTGTCATTGAGTAATTTGAGCAGGTCAGAGTCAGCTGTCGCAAGACTGTTGCCTCAAGCCAAGGGGTCCTGTCGAAAAGTTACA
This window contains:
- the chmp3 gene encoding charged multivesicular body protein 3; protein product: MGLFGKTQDKPPKDLVNEWSLKIRKEMRVIDRQIRDIQREEEKVKRSIKDAAKKGHRDVCVVLAKEMIQSKRAISKLYASKAQMNSVLLSMKNQLSVLRVAGALQKSTEVMKAMQSLVKIPEIQGTMRELSKEMMKAGIIEEMLEDTFEGMEDEDMEEAAEAEVDKILFEITAGALGKAPSKVTDALPEMEPPAAAAASEDESEEDIEEMQSRLAALRS